The genomic segment ACTATTGGATATGGTGAAGCAAGGTCTATGATTAATGGAAAGATTAATTATGAGGAGGCTTTAGAAATAACAATAAAACGAACTTGCCAATTAGCCAAAAGACAAAAAACTTGGTTTAGAAATAAGCATAATTCTAAATGGCTAAATGATGAGAATGCATTACCCGAAGCTTTAGCTTCTATCTATGAGTTTCTTGGTTGATGAGATCATATATGCTTAGAATTGCTCCAAAAGGTTTTTCCACGTTAATTAATTACTGAATGCCACCACGTCCCCGTTTTGATCGTCGCGCTCCAGAAAGGGAGTTGCCCAATATTAATGAAAGAATCAGCTATTCGAGCTTGAGGGTTGTTGATTCAGATGGCACTCAACTTGGAGTCATCAGTCGCGAGGACGCTTTAGAGGTCGCTAAAGAGAGAGAATTAGATCTTGTTCTAGTAAGTGAGAAGGCGACTCCTCCTGTATGCCGAATAATGAATTATGGGAAATTTAAGTTTGAGCAAGAAAAAAAAGCAAAAGAAGCTAAGAAAAAATCACATCAAACAGAAGTTAAAGAAGTAAAAATGAGGTATAAAATTGATCAGCATGATTATCAGGTCCGTATTAGTCAGGCCACTAGATTCTTAAAGGCTGGAGATAAAGTCAAATGCACAGTTATATTTAGAGGCCGCGAAATTCAACATACTGCTCTAGCAGAGACACTTTTAAAAAGAATGGCCAAGGATTTGGAAGAAAAGGCTGAAGTACAACAATCGCCCAAAAGAGAGGGAAGAAATATGATCATGTTTTTAACTCCGCGTAAAACTCCTCTTTTAAAGAAAGAGAGTGAAATAACTGAGCCCAAAAAAGCTTTGAGAACAATTGATTAAATTAAACAAAATTGTCATATGACAAACAAAAAATTGTCACTGGCTATTCTTTTTATTAATCTAGCCACATTCACACCTGGCATATCAACGCGTGAGATTCCACATACAACAGGACAGTGAAATCCCGGCATCAAGCCAGTTATATAACCAAGTTTGTTTTGCTATTGCAGCAAGACATTACCCACCTGGACATAGGTTGCCCAGTACTAGGCAACTTGCGATGCAAACTGGTTTACATCGAAATACTATAAGCAAAGTCTATAGACAGCTAGAAAAAGATGGAGTTGTTGAAGCTATTGCAGGTTCAGGTATTTATGTTCGGGATCAGCAAAAACAAAAAGATTTAAGAAGTAGCTCTCATGCACTACGTAAAAAAGGTATCCAAGATATAGACCATGAAGTCCGTAAAAGTATTGATGAACTTTTAAATACGGGATGCACCTTGCAGCAAACGAGAGAATTATTTACCCGTGAAATTGATTGGAGGCTGAGATGCGGAGCTCGCTTACTTGTTAGTACTCCTAGAGAAGATATTGGAGCATCATTACTAATTGCTGAAGAATTGGCTCCTCATTTAGATGTCCCAGTCGAGGTTGTTCCAATGGAAGAACTAGAGAGTGTTTTAGAAAGCTCAAGCAAAGGAACAGTCGTGACAAGCAGATATTTCTTACAGCCTTTGGAAGAATTAGCAAACCGACATCAAGTTCGAGCTGTCGCTGTAGATCTCAGCGATTTTCAAAAAGAACTAACCATATTAAAAAAACTTCGCTCAGGCAGTTGTGTAGGAATAGTTAGTATTAGCCCAGGAATATTAAGAGCAGCAGAGGTTATTTTACACAGTATGCGAGGCAACGAATTACTTTTGATGACTGCAAATCCCGATGTAGGTAGTAGATTAATAGCTTTACTAAGGGCTGCCAGTCATGTGATTTGTGACAGCCCAAGCCTTCCTCTTGTGGAACATACTCTCAGGCAAAATCGTTCACAATTAATGCGCATGCCTCAAATACATTGTGCACATAAATATCTTAGTGACTCTACAATTGAGGAGCTTCGAAAAGAGATTGGTCTCTTAGAGTAATCAATGCTTAAAATTATTAAGGCAG from the Prochlorococcus marinus str. NATL2A genome contains:
- the infC gene encoding translation initiation factor IF-3 produces the protein MPPRPRFDRRAPERELPNINERISYSSLRVVDSDGTQLGVISREDALEVAKERELDLVLVSEKATPPVCRIMNYGKFKFEQEKKAKEAKKKSHQTEVKEVKMRYKIDQHDYQVRISQATRFLKAGDKVKCTVIFRGREIQHTALAETLLKRMAKDLEEKAEVQQSPKREGRNMIMFLTPRKTPLLKKESEITEPKKALRTID
- a CDS encoding GntR family transcriptional regulator, with protein sequence MRFHIQQDSEIPASSQLYNQVCFAIAARHYPPGHRLPSTRQLAMQTGLHRNTISKVYRQLEKDGVVEAIAGSGIYVRDQQKQKDLRSSSHALRKKGIQDIDHEVRKSIDELLNTGCTLQQTRELFTREIDWRLRCGARLLVSTPREDIGASLLIAEELAPHLDVPVEVVPMEELESVLESSSKGTVVTSRYFLQPLEELANRHQVRAVAVDLSDFQKELTILKKLRSGSCVGIVSISPGILRAAEVILHSMRGNELLLMTANPDVGSRLIALLRAASHVICDSPSLPLVEHTLRQNRSQLMRMPQIHCAHKYLSDSTIEELRKEIGLLE